The proteins below come from a single Puniceicoccales bacterium genomic window:
- a CDS encoding ketoacyl-ACP synthase III, with protein MPKAIYISGVGSHLPGKVLTNHDIAETVDTSNEWIIERTGIEFRHIASEMETTSYMGFMAAKAALADANLTPADVDMIILATMAPDMICPSTACVVQKLLGCRSIPALDVGAACSGFMYILELARSCLLSNKNYKNILIIGSEKLSAMVNWEDRSTCVLFGDGAGAAVVSKGDYEGIIDVFIGADGSGSHLLTIPAGGSAKPASGTTVMGKDHCIKMDGREVFRNAIKYMGESMDIILKRNNLTANDMDCVIPHQANMRIINMVAERANIGRDKLFCNLNRRANTSAASIPIALDEAIKIGKIKTGDMVLLVAFGAGMTWGASIIKWK; from the coding sequence ATGCCTAAAGCTATCTATATAAGTGGGGTTGGATCCCATCTGCCAGGAAAAGTCTTGACAAATCACGACATTGCCGAAACCGTCGATACTTCGAATGAATGGATCATTGAACGTACTGGCATAGAATTTAGACATATTGCTTCGGAGATGGAAACCACATCTTACATGGGATTCATGGCAGCTAAGGCCGCATTGGCCGATGCCAATCTAACTCCAGCAGATGTGGATATGATAATACTAGCAACCATGGCCCCGGATATGATCTGTCCATCTACGGCCTGTGTCGTGCAAAAACTTTTGGGTTGTAGATCGATTCCGGCCCTGGATGTGGGAGCGGCCTGTTCTGGTTTTATGTATATTCTGGAACTGGCACGTAGCTGCCTGCTTAGCAATAAGAATTATAAAAATATTTTGATCATTGGTAGCGAAAAATTATCTGCGATGGTTAATTGGGAAGATCGGTCCACCTGTGTCTTATTTGGCGATGGAGCCGGAGCAGCTGTGGTGAGCAAAGGAGACTACGAGGGTATCATAGATGTATTCATCGGAGCCGATGGATCTGGATCACATTTATTGACCATACCAGCCGGTGGTTCAGCCAAACCAGCTTCCGGAACAACGGTCATGGGTAAGGACCATTGCATAAAAATGGATGGCCGAGAAGTATTTCGCAATGCCATAAAATACATGGGAGAATCCATGGATATTATATTGAAACGCAATAACTTGACGGCCAATGATATGGATTGCGTAATTCCTCATCAGGCCAATATGAGGATAATAAATATGGTGGCCGAAAGGGCTAATATTGGTCGCGATAAGTTATTTTGTAATCTCAATCGCAGGGCCAATACATCGGCAGCATCGATACCCATAGCCTTGGATGAAGCTATCAAGATTGGAAAAATTAAAACCGGAGATATGGTTTTGCTTGTGGCATTCGGTGCTGGAATGACCTGGGGTGCATCTATTATAAAATGGAAGTAA
- a CDS encoding prepilin-type N-terminal cleavage/methylation domain-containing protein, giving the protein MRKLYGFTLMEMLLAISIGAIVLTGCASTAITFMSLWSKEGKHDLSREKEYSVNKTLAGEIFKASFGSADNIDFSSLPGSNNLGDTYLHWRSYDKALPFISNAAKAIFIDYWLVFDKEHKELSIHYDPKLKPTTSSSAASSGIPKVNKITLLANCNGLKYLYFTPGSNNQMGKWESKEKPEEINENGTHKWLIPDSLVISVDKAHGRS; this is encoded by the coding sequence ATGCGAAAATTATATGGATTTACACTAATGGAAATGCTTCTCGCCATAAGCATAGGAGCAATAGTTCTGACTGGCTGTGCGTCCACTGCCATAACCTTTATGAGCCTATGGAGCAAAGAAGGCAAACATGATTTATCCAGAGAAAAGGAATATAGTGTTAATAAAACTCTTGCTGGAGAAATATTTAAAGCTTCATTTGGCTCTGCAGATAACATAGATTTCAGCTCTCTACCAGGAAGCAATAACCTTGGCGACACATACCTTCATTGGCGTTCCTATGACAAAGCATTGCCATTTATTTCCAATGCAGCCAAGGCGATATTCATAGATTATTGGCTTGTTTTTGATAAAGAACACAAAGAATTAAGCATACATTATGACCCCAAGCTGAAACCCACAACCTCGTCTTCAGCAGCATCTTCAGGAATTCCGAAGGTCAACAAAATCACCCTATTGGCTAATTGCAATGGCCTTAAATATCTATATTTCACTCCAGGCTCAAACAATCAGATGGGTAAATGGGAAAGCAAAGAAAAGCCCGAAGAGATAAATGAAAATGGCACCCATAAATGGCTTATTCCGGATTCTTTGGTAATTTCCGTTGACAAAGCTCATGGCAGAAGCTGA
- the plsX gene encoding phosphate acyltransferase PlsX: MHNQGRSVAVDVMGSDAGPEELILGVLEAMEEYGNLADIVLVGDNGIISRCLAKHGASQNDQISVVHASEVIGMAEKPLVALKTKKDSSMLRAIELVKNGSASAMLSCGNTGSLMAGSTLKIRLKDGIDRPALASVIPSMDRHFVLVDVGANPNSTVINMAHNAVLASMYCKSVLGIEKPRIALMTIGTEEGKGNDLSQLAHEILKKMNGIISYIGLIEGFQLFENYADVVVCDGFVGNVLLKALEGVAFTLANGLKKELKKNPLRMLGALLAKGAFLDLKSRLNPERYGAAPLLGLKGIVLKAHGASNRNSVKNAVKIASDLSAGDVNEMEADLIIKTNEIIGH; the protein is encoded by the coding sequence ATGCATAACCAAGGTAGGTCTGTTGCCGTTGATGTGATGGGCTCAGATGCAGGCCCGGAGGAATTGATCCTGGGAGTCCTTGAAGCAATGGAGGAGTATGGCAACTTGGCCGATATAGTATTGGTGGGTGACAACGGAATCATCTCCAGATGTCTTGCTAAGCATGGAGCTAGTCAGAATGATCAGATTTCGGTTGTTCATGCTTCCGAAGTCATTGGTATGGCAGAAAAACCTTTGGTTGCACTGAAGACCAAGAAAGATTCATCAATGCTTCGAGCCATAGAACTTGTGAAAAACGGTTCTGCGTCGGCCATGTTGAGTTGTGGGAATACTGGCAGTTTAATGGCTGGCAGCACGTTGAAAATAAGGCTAAAGGATGGCATAGATCGTCCGGCATTGGCTTCGGTTATTCCGTCCATGGATAGGCATTTTGTATTGGTAGATGTGGGTGCGAATCCAAACTCCACAGTGATTAATATGGCGCATAATGCGGTGCTCGCGTCGATGTATTGTAAATCTGTGCTGGGCATTGAAAAGCCAAGGATTGCGCTGATGACCATTGGAACCGAAGAGGGCAAAGGCAATGATCTAAGCCAGCTAGCCCATGAAATCTTAAAAAAAATGAATGGAATTATTTCCTATATTGGATTGATCGAAGGGTTTCAGCTTTTTGAAAATTATGCCGATGTTGTTGTTTGTGATGGTTTTGTGGGGAATGTATTGCTAAAAGCTTTGGAAGGTGTTGCCTTTACGCTGGCCAATGGCCTTAAAAAAGAACTCAAAAAAAATCCACTTCGGATGCTTGGTGCATTGTTGGCCAAAGGGGCTTTCTTGGATTTGAAATCTAGGTTAAATCCGGAAAGATATGGTGCAGCGCCATTGCTTGGATTGAAGGGAATTGTGTTGAAAGCCCATGGAGCAAGCAATAGAAATTCTGTTAAAAATGCGGTAAAAATAGCTTCGGATCTTTCGGCTGGTGATGTGAATGAAATGGAGGCCGATCTAATTATAAAAACCAATGAGATTATCGGTCATTAG
- the rpmF gene encoding 50S ribosomal protein L32, giving the protein MAQPKRKQSKQRSRKRRGANRFIAPQFSTDKSDGSLFRLHHVNPETGIYRGRQVIDLNDDAD; this is encoded by the coding sequence ATGGCACAGCCCAAAAGAAAACAATCCAAACAAAGAAGTCGTAAAAGACGTGGAGCCAATAGGTTTATTGCACCGCAGTTTTCGACAGATAAGTCTGATGGTTCACTGTTTAGACTTCACCATGTGAATCCAGAAACTGGTATTTATAGAGGAAGACAGGTCATTGATCTCAACGATGATGCTGACTAA